The Candidatus Omnitrophota bacterium DNA window AAACGAAATATTGCTGGAGAATAAAGCAAAGATGCCGGACTCCGCAAAGGCGATACTCAGCGTCTTAAACAAGTACCCGTATAAGAAATAAATTTCGCATATGTTTGATTTTAAAAAGCATCTCAATCCGTCTCAATATGAAGCCGTTACCCAAACGGAGGGGCCTCTTCTTGTCATAGCGGGCGCCGGTTCGGGGAAGACGAGGGTAATAGAATACCGCGTCCTTCATCTTGTCGAGAACAAAGTAGAGCCGGGATCTATACTTCTTTTATCCTTCACCAGAAAAGCATCGCGCGAAATGCTCTCCCGCGCCGAAAGGCACGATCCGCAGTGTAAACACGTTGAAGGCGGCACGTTCCACTCTTTTGCGTATAAAGTCTTAAAGAGATACGCAAAGAACCTCGGTTTTTCGCACAACTTCTCAATACTGGACGAGACAGAAGCGGAAGATGCAATAGCCAGATGTGTCGCAAAACTCAATTTTACGGAAAGAGAAGAACGTTTCCCCAAAAAGAATACGCTCCGCAGCATAATAAGCGTATCTGTCAATAAACACGTAAGCATTGAGGAAGTCATAAAGAAGGAATATCCGCATTTTCTGGACTACGCTCACGATATAGAGCGCCTGCGAAAGGCCTATACGGAATATAAGATAAACAAAAATTATATGGATTACGACGACCTTCTTGTCTATCTGAAACTTCTGCTTGAAAATCCAGAGATACGGGAGCGTGTTTCGGGGAAGTATAAGTATATTATGGTCGACGAATATCAGGATACCAATGCGCTCCAGGGAGACATAACATATCTTTTAGGCAAGGACCACTCCAATATTATGGCGGTAGGCGACGACGCCCAGGGCATATACGGTTTTCGGGGGGCGTCCCACGAAAACATCATGAATTTTCCGAAAAAATTTTCGCATTGCAAGATAATAAAATTGGAGGAGAATTACCGCAGCACGCAGCTTATTTTAAATGTGGCCAATACCACCCTTGAGAATATGAAGAATAAATATTCAAAATGCCTTACTTCTATGCGCAAAGAAGACGGCGTCATGCCCGAACTGCTCTTTTTTAAAGATGCCTACGAAGAGGCCGAGTGGATCGCGTCAAAAATAAAGGATTTTAACGACGAAGGGCTCGCGCTTCGGGACCAGAGCGTCCTTTTCCGTTCAGCGTATATATCCATACCGCTTCAGGCAGAACTGGGTAAGCGCCATATACCGTATCAGGTCGTAGGCGGCCTCAGGTTTTACGAAACCGCTCATGTGAAGGACGTGATGGCCCATCTAAAGATCATTGCCAATCCAAAGGACGAGCTTGCCTGGCGAAGAGCGCTCATGCTTATAAAAGGGATAGGAACAGTCACTTCCGAGAAGATCCTGGAAGAGGTTTCCAGTTCTCCTTCCTTGCCTCATATGGTTGATAAAGTGCTTCGCGTTTGTTCCTCGAGACATAAATATTCTACCGCCCTTGCCAGATTAAATAAAGCCCTTAAGAACGCAATAGACGATAATCTGAAGATAACGGAAATTTACGAGATATTCCTCGATTATTACAGGCCGATACTTCGCGATAAATTTGACGACTGGCATCTCAGGATCAATGATTTGGAAACGCTTAAGCCGATAATCACGAGATACGACTCGATTGATGAGTTTTTGGCGGATTTTGCCATTGAATCTCCGGAAAAAAGCGTCTGGAAGGTTAACCCTTCAAGAATGCCCGATGAACAGCCGCTCACGCTTTCTACCATACATTCCGCAAAAGGGCTTGAATGGAACGCGGTATTTTTAATGGGGCTTATGGATGGCGTACTGCCGGTCAGCTTTGCTTTGGACGACGAGGATGATATAGAAGAAGAACATAGACTTTTTTATGTGGGTATAACACGCGCAAAGGATAAACTCTTTCTTTCCATGCATCATGAAGGCGCGAGAGGAGGGATGTACAGATTTAATAAAATCTCGCAGTTTGTCGACATGCCAAACCTTATGTCTATACTTGAGGTCAATGATATCTCCGGAACCGAAGAAGAGATAGACCTTGATAAGGAAGAGCTTCTATTCCCTTAGCTGTTTTTCGGCATCGATGATATCCCTGTTTATCAGAGATATAGTGTTTCTTATCTTTTCTTTGAGTTTTAGTGACGCGGGTGTTTCCAATATCTCGTCGAGTATTTGAACGGCCATCCTAAAGTAACGTATTATTTCCCCCTCATCATCTTCGGTATGACGCATTGTCTTTTCAAAACTCTCTTTTCTCATCCACGCCTCAAGCGCAGGCGTAAGGTGGTAGAAATAGCGCTTGCTCAAGGGGCTTATATAGGCCTTCTTTTCCATATACTGTATATGGTTTAAAATATTCTCGGTTATTTCCGATGATTCCTTTGCCTTTTTTGAAAGAGGAGGCTTGACGCTGCCTTTTCTCGGTTCAAATACGAGCGCCAAAGAAAGCATGCCGAGCTCCGACTCGGAAAGATGCTCCAGAACCCCTTTCTCATAAAGCTCGGAAAGCGAGAGTTCATAGCCGTAAATTTTACTTGCGAAACTGCCCTTTTCCGTTAAAGCCTCCGCCTTTATATAACCGAGGTCCTTCAAAAGTTTCACTTTTGACTGCAAAAGTTCGATCGCCTTTTTCTGGGATTGTTTCTTTTCTTGGAAATAATGGAAAGACAGAGGGTAGATGTCGTATAATTTTTCCCCGTATTTTTCGTACAGATTCAGTATAGTGGCGTAGGAGGCGTTAAAACGGCTGTGGACCTTTTCCGGATATCCGTATATGACCTTTTCCAATTCCTGGAACGAGGTGTAATGAGGATTTACGCGGCTGTATACGAAACCTTCCTTGTCTATACCGCGCCTGCCGGCCCTTCCCGCCATCTGGTAAAAATCGCGCGTCTTAAGCGTTCCGTAGTATTTACCGTAAAACTTCCTTAATTCGTCAAATGCCACCGTGCGCGCCGGCATATTTATGCCCAGGGCGAATGTCTCCGTCGTAAATATGACCTTTATGAGTTTACTGGTGAAAAGGCGTTCGATTACCTCTTTCAGAGTAGGAAGCATGCCGGCATGGTGGTAGGCGATCCCCTTTTCCAGAAGAGGCATCATAAGTGTCGCGCTCTTTTCGCTTAAAAGATCAAATCTTTCACAAAGGTCGTGGTACATCGACCTTATCTTTGATTTCTCCTCGGTATTCAGGAAATCGAATCCGAACATCTCTTCGGCAAGATATTCGCAGCGCCTTCTGCCAAAGGAGAAGTATATGCACGGCAGTTTATTATTTTCGAAAAGATGTTTTACAAGAACAGTCGTTTTATTCGGTTTTAGCGTATGGTGCCGCATGAAACGGCTTCCGCGGTAAGAATGGCGCCCAGCCGGATGAGCCGTTTTATATCCAAGATGTTTCACCTTGCCCAGGCTATCTACCAGCTCGCCCTGGCATTGATAAAAAAAGTGAAGCGGCACCGGCCGCTTGTCTTCTTTGACCACCTTGAGCGGTTTTTTATGTATGGACTGTATCCACGCTGAGAGCTCGTCGATATTCGGTATAGTAGCCGAAAGCGCGAGCATATTCATATGTTTTGGAAGAAATATAAGAGACTCTTCCCATACAGTGCCCCGCTCATAATCGTCAAGGTAGTGGATTTCGTCAAAGATTATCCATGAATATTTTTGAAGGTCGCTCTCTTCCTCAAGAACTTTATTGCGGAATATCTCCGTAGTCATAATAAGAATAGGGGCGTGGGGGTTTATACTGACGTCACCTGTGAGTATGCCGATCTTATCCTTGAAAGTCCCCTGAAAATCGCGGAATTTCTGGTTTGAGAGCGCTTTTATGGGCGCCGTATATATGGCGTAAGTATTTTTCGCGAGGCAGTCGTTTATGACGTATTCGGCTATAGCGGTTTTTCCCGAACCGGTCGGCGCCGAGACTATTACGGAATGGCCCTCCTTGATGTAGTCTATGGCTTTCTGTTGGAATGGATCGTATTGCATGCTTATATTGTACCTTATTAGTCCGAGTTTTTCAATATTGTATATGCGCCTATTCTGAGGTATAATTTAAGCATGCAATTTCTTGAACTGGTACGAAAGAGGCGGAGCACACGGAAGTATCTATCAAAGCCTGTGCCGCGCGAAGCCATAGACAGATGCCTTGAGGCAGCACGGCTTGCCCCTTCCGCCTGCAATTCCCAGCCGTGGTCATTCATCGTCGTAGATAAAGATGATTTAAGATGTGATCTTGCCGCTGCCGCGTTTTCCGGGCCGTATCACATGAACTCTTTCGCAAAAGCGGCACCCGTGCTTATAGTTGTGGTAACGGAACGTTCCGGTTATATTGCAACACTCGGCGGGTATTTCAAGAGCGTGCAGTACAGCCTTGTAGATATCGGCATAGCGTGTGAGCATCTTGTTCTGCAGGCGGAAGAGGAAGGACTGGGCACGTGCTGGCTCGGGTGGTTTAACGAAAAGGCGGTTAAGAAGGCACTCAGCCTGCCGTACGAAAAGAAAATAGACATAATAATAAGCATGGGCTACCCTGAAGAGAACGCCAGGCGGGAGAAGCCGCGCAAGACACTCGATGAAGTAAGGAAGTACTTGGGCAGATGAGAAATCTTACCAACTCAGGCTTTTTCATATCTTCCAAAATAGGAAAGGCGATAAAGGATTACAATTTAATAGAAGACGGCGATAAGATTTTAGTCGCTGTCTCCGGAGGCAAGGACAGCCTCTCGCTTTTAAAGCTACTTTTAGAGAGGAAGAGGTGGGCGCCGGTAAAGTTTGACGTCATTGCGGCCCATATAGAGACTGATAAGAGGTGCCCAAATTCGCGCGATTCGAACAGGAAGTACCTTAAGGGATTTATTAAGCGGATGGAGAAACGCTCGCCCCACATCAGGACCAATATCTTTCGCAGCGTAGCCCGAATTAAGAGGGAGTATATTGATTTGAAAGAAGAGAAATAGTGCAACCAGAACGCTACATAATCCACGTTGACATGGATGCGTTTTTCGCGTCC harbors:
- a CDS encoding ATP-dependent helicase; translated protein: MFDFKKHLNPSQYEAVTQTEGPLLVIAGAGSGKTRVIEYRVLHLVENKVEPGSILLLSFTRKASREMLSRAERHDPQCKHVEGGTFHSFAYKVLKRYAKNLGFSHNFSILDETEAEDAIARCVAKLNFTEREERFPKKNTLRSIISVSVNKHVSIEEVIKKEYPHFLDYAHDIERLRKAYTEYKINKNYMDYDDLLVYLKLLLENPEIRERVSGKYKYIMVDEYQDTNALQGDITYLLGKDHSNIMAVGDDAQGIYGFRGASHENIMNFPKKFSHCKIIKLEENYRSTQLILNVANTTLENMKNKYSKCLTSMRKEDGVMPELLFFKDAYEEAEWIASKIKDFNDEGLALRDQSVLFRSAYISIPLQAELGKRHIPYQVVGGLRFYETAHVKDVMAHLKIIANPKDELAWRRALMLIKGIGTVTSEKILEEVSSSPSLPHMVDKVLRVCSSRHKYSTALARLNKALKNAIDDNLKITEIYEIFLDYYRPILRDKFDDWHLRINDLETLKPIITRYDSIDEFLADFAIESPEKSVWKVNPSRMPDEQPLTLSTIHSAKGLEWNAVFLMGLMDGVLPVSFALDDEDDIEEEHRLFYVGITRAKDKLFLSMHHEGARGGMYRFNKISQFVDMPNLMSILEVNDISGTEEEIDLDKEELLFP
- a CDS encoding DEAD/DEAH box helicase, whose amino-acid sequence is MQYDPFQQKAIDYIKEGHSVIVSAPTGSGKTAIAEYVINDCLAKNTYAIYTAPIKALSNQKFRDFQGTFKDKIGILTGDVSINPHAPILIMTTEIFRNKVLEEESDLQKYSWIIFDEIHYLDDYERGTVWEESLIFLPKHMNMLALSATIPNIDELSAWIQSIHKKPLKVVKEDKRPVPLHFFYQCQGELVDSLGKVKHLGYKTAHPAGRHSYRGSRFMRHHTLKPNKTTVLVKHLFENNKLPCIYFSFGRRRCEYLAEEMFGFDFLNTEEKSKIRSMYHDLCERFDLLSEKSATLMMPLLEKGIAYHHAGMLPTLKEVIERLFTSKLIKVIFTTETFALGINMPARTVAFDELRKFYGKYYGTLKTRDFYQMAGRAGRRGIDKEGFVYSRVNPHYTSFQELEKVIYGYPEKVHSRFNASYATILNLYEKYGEKLYDIYPLSFHYFQEKKQSQKKAIELLQSKVKLLKDLGYIKAEALTEKGSFASKIYGYELSLSELYEKGVLEHLSESELGMLSLALVFEPRKGSVKPPLSKKAKESSEITENILNHIQYMEKKAYISPLSKRYFYHLTPALEAWMRKESFEKTMRHTEDDEGEIIRYFRMAVQILDEILETPASLKLKEKIRNTISLINRDIIDAEKQLRE
- a CDS encoding nitroreductase family protein → MQFLELVRKRRSTRKYLSKPVPREAIDRCLEAARLAPSACNSQPWSFIVVDKDDLRCDLAAAAFSGPYHMNSFAKAAPVLIVVVTERSGYIATLGGYFKSVQYSLVDIGIACEHLVLQAEEEGLGTCWLGWFNEKAVKKALSLPYEKKIDIIISMGYPEENARREKPRKTLDEVRKYLGR